Sequence from the Argopecten irradians isolate NY chromosome 12, Ai_NY, whole genome shotgun sequence genome:
TACAATGAAGAGGCGTATGAACTGGGTTGGAGTGTGCTTGCagatgtgaaaaaaaaattatatagtAATATCGTGTGTGTGTTAGTGATGTAATTAAGAATAAGAAAAACTGAACTAGGCACAACAAAGCACCTCAAAGGATATGGAATTgacaaacaattaaggcaatacaaaataACTCTTTAATTTGATGAattgaccttgaataaagattttaacctgtttgaccctgtgatcttgaatgaaggtcaagaacattcatttggaaaaaaatgattaaacagatagcccttcatcccagcgaCGGACGGTACATGACGACGATAGGTCATCCTGAAcattcgggtcagatgacccaAGTTACCAATGTTAAAATCACGTATcaatattgaagaaaataaCACTAtcaataacaagaggcccattggccttaacggtcatctgacttgGCACAACAAAGAACCTCAAAGAATAAAGCATTgacaaacaattaaggcaatacaaagaaCTCTTTAATTTGATGAATtcgaccttgaatgaagattttagcctgtttgaccccagtgaccttgaatgaaggccaatgccatttatttgaataaacttgctcgcgctttatcccagcatgtcacaggcccaatataagGTCTCTAGGTCTTTTgtttattcacaagaaatttatgttttaatgttttagtctatttgacccctgtgacctttaattATAATCAAGGttattgatttgaacaaacttggtagcccttcatcccggcatgtcacatgcccaatacCATgtttctaggcctcttagttaggtcgtttaaagaattttagccctttttgacccctgtgaccttaaatgtaGGTTAATTAAGCTCATTCATCTGAAaacataatcaccggaaggtgggacttatCGACGGTAAACTGTATTtaacccacgtcgttttgggatctcgaaaccccccgtatgacctggttaccatgacaaccaaaaCTTGAACAAAAGGACAACCTGCATGATGGTCGCAAGAGTTGTCTGGATAAACGTTTTCTAGGGACGTACGTACAGACAAGCTGATTCCTACGATGGCCCTTTGAGCTTGTCAAATTACAACTACCTGATAAAgtaagttgtacatttataaattgacaaagtgtacatgaccatttactcttaagtagttatacatttataaattgacaaattcAGCTATGATTAATATTGCAGCGATAACGTGACAAACAATAAAACGCAGACTACGTCCCCTCGTTGTTTTCTATATACAGACAATTATATCGGCTGAAGTCATGTTTTCAAGACAACGTCTAAGTTGCATTTGAAGACCACATACTATATAACTGACTGCATTTACAGGGAATGTCGAGCTGATGTTAGCCTGCGTTTTATTGTTTGTCACGTTATCGCTGCAATATCAATCAAAGCTGAACCAAAGGTCAAGACTGAAATCTAACATCCCGATTCACCAGTCTCCTAATAACTCACGCCGATACATTGCCCTGCCCACcgtaaatggtcatgtacactttgtcaatatataaatgtacaactacttaagagtaaatggtcatgtacactttgtcaatttataaaagaaaaactacttaagagtaaatggtcatgtacactttgtcaatttataaatgtacaacttatTCAATAACGTAGTTGTAATTTGACATCGtagattccagtatacccctcCCACTGACTTCGTTGCGGGGGTATAATCAAGACGTACATCTACATTTTATATGTCATTAAACTTGAGGATAACATTTTGAGCGAGGAATAGTTTTACCTGTGCAAGTTCAGTTGAGGGGTTTAACGTACCGCAACGTATAATTCGTTTCCGGGTACGACTTCACATGTGCACATGTCTTATgggcatatacatgtaggtaaaaCACATAAAATAAGGTAAGTATAGCATTGGATTTCCCATCTCTAAAAATAAACGAAAATTTCCACTGCTTAGTCACTGCTTACTGGCAGGGGTAATTTATAAGTCACTTATTATAAAACTAGAACTGGAAACGCATCATTAGGTAGACTAAGGAAGATTGTCAGTGAGTTGATTTAAAATGTTCTTTCTGTTAACCTGCAACGTTTTTATTTAATGTAAGTGATTATCATCAAGTGAAGGTTTTTAAGTAGCGTGTGTTTGAAGGTGAGTGGGGATGTATAAATACGCTTTGTTTATAATAGATATAGTACTTTAGTATATACAATATAGTCTGTATGTAAAAGAAAGGTACACAGTGTGTATTTTGATATGGTTGTCATATACTATCCGTGATTGTAACGTGTTGAATTCGCAGTAAGAAGTAATTTCGTTGATATTAAATGTTTTGACTTAATTAGGATGAAGAAAGAGATGGTATATCAGATTGCCATTTTCCTGGCGACCACTGCAATGACCGTCCCGACAGCAGCAAAACCCGCCCCCGAATTTATCGATATTCAGTGCGGAGAGTGGTCCTGCAATATCAAAACGGAATATTGTCACCGACAGGAGTGTTTCCACTGTAACCCAAATGTGTGTAACACGCCGGACTATGACGGAGGGAACCTCTCTCAGTGTCACTTCTACTGTCAACGCCgtgagtattctgttttacGCTAGTCAGCATTCAGACAATTGTCAACGCCGTGAGCATTCTGTTTTACACtagtcagcattcagactactatcaacgccgtgagtattctgttttacattagtcagcattcagactacTGTCAACGCATTCAGACTACTATCAACGCCgtgagtattctgttttacattagtcagcattcagactactatcaacgccgtgagtattctgttttacactagtcagcattcagactactgccaacgccgtgagtattctgttttacacTAGTCAGCATTCAGACAACTGTCAACGCATTCAGACTACTATCAACGCCGTAAGTATTCTGTTTTACACtagtcagcattcagactactgccaacgccgtgagtattctgttttacattagtcagcattcagactactatcaacgccgtgagtattctgttttacattagtcagcattcagactactatcaacgccgtgagtattctgttttacattagtcagcattcagactactgccaacgccgtgagtattctgttttacattagtcagcattcagactactatcaacgccgtgagtattctgttttacattagtcagcattcagactactgccaacgccgtgagtattctgttttacattagtcagcattcagactactgccaacgccgtgagtattctgttttacattagtcagcattcagactacTATCAAAGCCgtgagtattctgttttacattagtcagcattcagactacTATCAAAGCCgtgagtattctgttttacattagtcagcattcagactacTATCAAAGCCgtgagtattctgttttacattagtcagcattcagactacTATCAAAGCCgtgagtattctgttttacattagtcagcattcagactacTATCAAAGCCgtgagtattctgttttacattagtcagcattcagactacTATCAAAGCCgtgagtattctgttttacattagtcagcattcagactactatcaacgccgtgagtattctgttttacattagtcagcattcagactactatcaacgccgtgagtattctgttttacattagtcagcattcagactacTATCAAAGCCgtgagtattctgttttacattagtcagcattcagactacTATCAAAGCCgtgagtattctgttttacactagtcagcattcagactacTATCAAAGCCgtgagtattctgttttacattagtcagcattcagactacTATCAAAGCCgtgagtattctgttttacattagtcagcattcagactactatcaacgccgtgagtattctgttttacattagtcagcattcagactactaccaacgccgtgagtattctgttttacattagtcagcattcagactactgccaacgccgtgagtattctgttttacacTAGTCAGCATTCAGACAACTGTCAACGACAtgagtattctgttttacactagtcagcattcagactactaccaacgccgtgagtattctgttttacattagtcagcattcagactactatcaacgccgtgagtattctgttttacactagtcagcattcagactacTATGAACGCCgtgagtattctgttttacattagtcagcattcagactactgccaacgccgtgagtattctgttttacattagtcagcattcagactactgccaacgccgtgagtattctgttttacattagtcagcattcagactactaccaacgccgtgagtattctgttttacattagtcagcattcagactactaccaacgccgtgagtattctgttttacattagtcagcattcagactacTATCAAAGCCgtgagtattctgttttacattagtcagcattcagactacTATCAAAGCCgtgagtattctgttttacattagtcagcattcagactactgccaacgccgtgagtattctgttttacacTAGTCAGCATTCAGACAACTGTCAACGACAtgagtattctgttttacactagtcagcattcagactactaccaacgccgtgagtattctgttttacattagtcagcattcagactacTATCAACGACAtgagtattctgttttacactagtcagcattcagactacTACCAACGCCGTTAGTATTCTGTTTTACACtagtcagcattcagactactaccaacgccgtgagtattctgttttacattagtcagcattcagactacTGTCAACGACAtgagtattctgttttacactagtcagcattcagactacTACCAACGCCGTAAGTATTCTGTTTTACACtagtcagcattcagactacTACCAACGCCGTGATTATTCTGTTTTACACtagtcagcattcagactactgccaacgccgtgagtattctgttttacattagtcAGCATTCAGACAACTGTCAACGCATTCAGACTACTATCAACGCCGTAAGTATTCTGTTTTACACtagtcagcattcagactactgccaacgccgtgagtattctgttttacactagtcagcattcagactactaccaacgccgtgagtattctgttttacactagtcagcattcagactactaccaacgccgtgagtattctgttttacattagtcagcattcagactactgccaacgccgtgagtattctgttttacactagtcagcattcagactacTACCAACGCCAtgagtattctgttttacattagtcagcattcagactactgccaacgccgtgagtattctgttttacattagtcagcattcagactactgccaacgccgtgagtattctgttttacattagtcagcattcagactactatcaacgccgtgagtattctgttttacattagtcagcattcagactactaccaacgccgtgagtattctgttttacattagtcagcattcagactacTATCAACGACAtgagtattctgttttacactagtcagcattcagactactaccaacgccgtgagtattctgttttacattagtcagcattcagactacTACCAACGCCAtgagtattctgttttacactagtcagcattcagactactaccaacgccgtgagtattctgttttacattagtcagcattcagactactgccaacgccgtgagtattctgttttacattagtcagcattcagactactgccaacgccgtgagtattctgttttacattagtcagcattcagactactaccaacgccgtgagtattctgttttacattagtcagcattcagactactgcaacgccgtgagtattctgttttacactagtcagcattcagactactaccaacgccgtgagtattctgttttacattagtcagcattcagactactaccaacgccgtgagtattctgttttacattagtcagcattcagactacTGTCAACGACAtgagtattctgttttacactagtcagcattcagactactaccaacgccgtgagtattctgttttacattagtcagcattcagactactgccaacgccgtgagtattctgttttacactagtcagcattcagactacTGTCAACGCCAtgagtattctgttttacactagtcagcattcagactactaccaacgccgtgagtattctgttttacattagtcagcattcagactacTATCAACGCCAtgagtattctgttttacactagtcagcattcagactactaccaacgccgtgagtattctgttttacattagtcagcattcagactacTATCAACGACTGAGTATCTCTGTTTTACACtagtcagcattcagactactaccaacgccgtgagtattctgttttacattagtcagcattcagactactccaacgccgtgagtattctgttttacattagtcagcattcagactactgccaacgccgtgagtattctgttttacattagtcagcattcagactactgcaacgccgtgagtattctgttttacattagtcagcattcagactactgccaacgccgtgagtattctgttttacataGTCAGTTCAACTATCCAACGCtgagtattctgttttacatagtcagcattcagactactccaacgccgtgagtattctgttttacattagtcagcattcagactacTACCAACGCACgtgagtattctgttttacattagtcagcattcagactactccaacgccgtgagtattctgttttactagtcagcattcagactactaccaacgccgtgagtattctgttttacattagtcagcattcagactacTGTCAACGACATGAGTATTCTGTTTTTAGTCACATTCAGACTATCCAAcagtatttgttttacattagtcagcattcagactaccaacgccgtgagtattctgttttacattagtcagcattcagactactgccaacgccgtgagtattctgttttacattagtcagcattcagactactcaacgccgtgagtattctgttttacattagtcagcattcagactaTCCAACGCCgtgagtattctgttttacattagtcagcattcagactactaccaacgccgtgagtattctgttttacattagtcagcattcagactactaccaacgccgtgagtattctgttttacattagtcagcattcagactactgcaacgccgtgagtattctgttttacataGTCAGCATCAGACTACTCCAACGCCgtgagtattctgttttacattagtcagcattcagactacTGCCAACGCCGTGAGTATTCTGTTTTTTACATTAGTATTCAGTTTTACAtagtcagcattcagactactaccaacgccgtgagtattctgttttacattagtcAGCATTTACTGTCAACGACAtgagtattctgttttacactagtcagcattcagactactaccaacgccgtgagtattctgttttacattagtcagcattcagactactgccaacgccgtgagtattctgttttacattagtcagcattcagactactgccaacgccgtgagtattctgttttacattagtcagcattcagactactgccaacgccgtgagtattctgttttacattagtcagcattcagactacTACTCAACGAgtgagtattctgttttacactagtcagcattcagactactaccaacgccgtgagtattctgttttacattagtcagcattcagactactacaacgccgtgagtattctgttttacattagtcagcattcagactactaccaacgccgtgagtattctgttttacattagtcagcattcagactactgccaacgccgtgagtattctgttttacattagtcagcattcagactactcaacgccgtgagtattctgttttacattagtcagcattcagactacTACTGCCAACGCCgtgagtattctgttttacattagtcagcattcagactactgccaacgccgtgagtattctgttttacattagtcagcattcagactactaccaacgccgtgagtattctgttttacactagtcagcattcagactactaccaacgccgtgagtattctgttttacattagtcagcattcagactactatcaacgccgtgagtattctgttttacattagtcagcattcagactactgccaacgccgtgagtattctgttttacactagtcagcattcagactacTACAACGCgtgagtattctgttttacactagtcagcattcagactacTACAACCCGTGAGTATTCGTAGTCGCATTCAGTACTCCCTGGTATTCTGTTTTACACtagtcagcattcagactactatcaacgccgtgagtattctgttttacatagtcagcattcagactactgccaacgccgtgagtattctgttttacactagtcagcattcagactactccaacgccgtgagtattctgttttacattagtcagcattcagactacTATCAAGCCgtgagtattctgttttacattagtcagcattcagactacTGTCAACGACATGTCAGCATTCAGACTTCGTGGTATTCTGTTTTACACtagtcagcattcagactacTACAACGCCTGAGTATCCATTCACACTCAACGCCgtgagtattctgttttacattagtcagcattcagactactgccaacgccgtgagtattctgttttacattagtcagcattcagactactgccaacgccgtgagtattctgttttacattagtcagcattcagactactgccaacgccgtgagtattctgttttacattagtcagcattcagactacTGTCAACGACAtgagtattctgttttacactagtcagcattcagactacTATCAAAGCCgtgagtattctgttttacattagtcagcattcagactacTGCCAGCCgtgagtattctgttttacattagtcagcattcagactacTATCAAAGCCgtgagtattctgttttacactagtctagtcagcattcagactactgccaacgccgtgagt
This genomic interval carries:
- the LOC138304747 gene encoding uncharacterized protein isoform X1, coding for MMKKEMVYQIAIFLATTAMTVPTAAKPAPEFIDIQCGEWSCNIKTEYCHRQECFHCNPNVCNTPDYDGGNLSQCHFYCQRLLQTTTTVLPTTNATRLQEDRNTAQDNRGRSISIHSRSS
- the LOC138304747 gene encoding uncharacterized protein isoform X2, with translation MKKEMVYQIAIFLATTAMTVPTAAKPAPEFIDIQCGEWSCNIKTEYCHRQECFHCNPNVCNTPDYDGGNLSQCHFYCQRLLQTTTTVLPTTNATRLQEDRNTAQDNRGRSISIHSRSS